In Methanofastidiosum sp., the genomic window AACCCCGGGCGCAATGGTAAAGGAAGAGACTACCTTTCCATCTTTTATAATAGCATCTCCATTATTTAATGTGAAACTTTCTATATCGACTTTTGGATACAGGATAGTTGCAGGAAGTTGTGGTTTTGAATTACAGTCCCAGCAACATTCTCTATATAGGAATACATCTGTGGTGGGCTGACCTTCCCATTCGTCATAAGTAATATTGATACTAGAAGGAATATCATTATATGTATGGACGCTAGATATATTACTAAAAGGTCCATTGAACTCCTGGAGGAATTTATCAATCAAAGATTTATCCCATCCAGAATAATAATAAATGATGTAAACAAAGTTGCCATTATTATCTATTGGATTAATTTGATTGCCATTGATAATTAGATTGGGAGACTCTGAGTTAATAACTAAAAGATAACTCTCTTTTAGTTGGCAATTAATAGTTGGTGGTAGATTTCGATTTCTAAAGGAAGTTGGGCTACATCCATAATTATCAGTGAATACGGGGACATACAGTATAAGTGATGTAAATGGAAGAGAAAATATACTCATTGTAGTATCATCCTCAAATCTTAAAATTTGGAATTCTTCAGGGCATTTTGTGGTATCTAGACCTAAATCCGCATTATTAAGGCGATAATGTTGTGAAGGTAGGCATCTTTTAATATTGTATGTAAATGGCAATGTTACTTCTTTACCAAAAAGGCCAGGTTCCCATCCTTCTTCCAAATTCAAGGCAATGTATATTTTAGACTCAACTTCACAATTGCATGTGGAACACTCCTGTCGGCATTCAGCTAGATATTGTCCATATAATTGATTTAGTCCACTTTGCACTTCATCATCCATTATAACTGGCTCTTGTATACAGCCGTAAAACTCATTATTATTGACAAAAACTTCAGAAGTCGTGCATCCTGATATAAAAGATACTATAACTAACAAAGAAATTAATATAGCAATTTTTCCTCTCATAATTGACACCGTTATTACACAAAGATACTAATTACCAATATTTAAAACTATCGGATTCTTTTAAATCGAATAGAACCTCTTGAATATTCTGCAAATAGCCAATGTAATCCATACATCGTTGTCATCGTCTTTTGGGAGGCCGTAGCACGCTTTCCAAGTTCCATCTGACCTTTGATTTTCAATTAAGTAATCTAGCCCTATCTTGATGTTGTAATCCTCAGCGGTAAATTTTAACTTGGAAAGAGAGTCAAGAGAAGAAACAATGTCGGTCCACCAGAAAGGGTAAGCTAGCTTCCCCCAGTAATCAGATGAGCTGTGATCTGGGTAATTATCTTTCTTAAAAAATTGTGATTTGAGGAATGCGCCGGCTTTTCTTAGTTCATTTGATTTTCGGTAATGATTATGTGCTGCAAAAGCCCTTAGGACTATCCCAGTTACCAAATGGGAAGAAGGTTTACTTGGATCATTTTTTATGGGACTCTCTTTTTCGCACATGGAATCCCTAATCTTGTGTTTAGTGGTCCTGAAGGGTATTGCCCATCCGCCATTATTCTGCCTCACGGATAAAAGCCATTTTATCCCAAGATCAATTCTGTCATCCTTTTCATATCCTGATTTTATTAACATCTCTAAGATGCCTGCAGAGTAGTTTGGCGTATATTCATTCCCATATATGCCTCTAAAGTCGCCTTCTTCAGTTTGGAAGGAAAAGAGAAATTCACAAGCCTTTGAAATAGCATTATTTGTGTTGTTTAGGCCATACTTTTCAACTAAAACACGGAGAATTCTATATGTTTCAAGTTGGTTGTAGTTCCTCTGGAAGCGAATCTCTTCTTTACACCCGGAATATTTCCAAGACCCATCTTCCTGTTGCTTATTCAGTATTGATATCGCCTCTTTTAATTCCCACAATGATTCTATGTTGCCTGGATCTTCATCTAATAAATCCCCCATCACAAAATATGTTAGGGCCTTATTGTCAGATAAGAGAAGGGGTGTAATTGGGCTGAATTTCAGATGCTCTTTCAAATAATTAGAATCATTTAACATAGAATCAATCAGATTAGTTTTACCATACAATCAACAAAGTCAGATGTGAGTTTCCTGAAAGGAAATAAATACAGTACTACCCACAAGACTTCAGTTATCCCGAGGGCATAGAGAAATTTGAGTTTATTTTTGTTTTTTACAAAGGAGGAATACACAATCAAAAGCAAAACAAAATTGGCTATTGCAAGATACAAATATACAATAGATGCCATTATTCTCCCACTTAGAATAGTACCTTAGGATATTTAAATTAATCGATTAATCCAAATATGAATAGTAAAGACTTTTATAATGTGGAACAATCTTCCAAACTGGTGTTTTATTGAGCATTGTCCTTGAAGCCAAAAATCTAGAAAAGAAATTCAGTGACGTTATTGCCGTCAATAAAATCAATTTCAAGGTAAACGAAGGGGAGGTTTTTGGATTTTTGGGGCCAAATGGGGCGGGTAAAACTACCACGATGAAGATGATTCAATGCGTTTCACCAAAAACTTCAGGCGATCTTAAGGTGTTTGGGTTAGACATTGGTAAAAATCCAAGAGAAATCAAGAAACTGATGGGGGTAGTCCCTCAGATGGATAATCTTGATCCAGATTTTTCTGTTCTTGGAAATCTTATCCAGTATTCAAGATACTTTGACATACCGATAGAAGAGGCTAAAAAGAGGGCAAATCAATTAATTGAGTATGTTCAACTCACAGAAAAAAAAGATAGTTCAGTCGAAAAACTTTCTGGTGGGATGAAAAGAAGGCTTGTATTAGCAAGGGCAATGATTAATGATCCAAGACTCCTTATTCTAGATGAGCCAACTACGGGTCTTGACCCTCAGGCAAGGCATCTGATTTGGGAGAAATTAAAGGATCTTTCCTCAAAAGGGATAACTGTCGTTATAACGACTCACTACATGGAAGAAGCGGAACGATTATGCGACAGATTAGTTATAATGGACAATGGGGAAATACTAGTTGAAGGTACTCCGAAGGAACTTGTACGAAAATATGTCGGAGAACATATAGTAGAAACGGATAATACCCTGGAAATAAAGGCATGCCTTGAAAAAAATAATATTAACTATGAAGTGGCAAATGAAAGTGTAGAAATATATAATGAAAACATATCCGATATAACTAATCTGATACTCAAGGAATGCGTTGACAGCGGTGTTACAGCAAGACCTGCAACTTTAGAGGATGTATTTCTGAAACTAACGGGGAGAAAGCTAAGGGAATAATATGTTAGGGCTCAGCTATAGATTTTTGAAACCGTGGAGAAGGAACATTGTAACATTTTTTAGGACATGGAAACTTAATTTTGTCCCTCCTTTCTTAGAACCAGTCCTTTACCTATTGGCATTGGGATTTGGGTTAGGTGGATTTATAGAAAATGTTGATGGTATACCATATGCAAAATTTATAGCGCCTGCCTTAGTCTCCATATCTGTAATGAACGCTTCATTTTTTGAGTGTACATATACTTCCTTTGTCAGAATGTATTATCTAAAGACTTTTGATGCAATGGTCTCTACCCCAATTTCAATAGAAGAAGTTATCGCGGGGGAATTATTTTGGGGCGCAACTAGAAGCACTATTTATGCTACAATAATGCTCCCTGTTTTATTGGCATTTGGTGTTGTGGAAATGCCATCATCTTTACTTATAATACCATTTGCGTTTCTCGGAGGCCTATTGTTTTCTTGTATTGCCATGTGTTTTACTGCATTAAGCCCAACAATTGACACATTAAGCTATCCAAGTTTTCTCTTTATTACTCCAATGTTTTTGTTTAGCGGAACTTTTTTTCCAATGACTGTTTTGCCGGAAGCAATCCAGTATGTAGCTTTGGCGATATTGCCATTGGCCCACATAGTTATAATTAATAGAGCATTGACGCTTGGAATATACAGTTTTTCATTAATAACAAGCCTATTGTGGATTTTAGGCGCAACAATAATATTCTTTTTAGTATCGATAAGGCTAATGAAAAGAAGATTGATAGTCTAATTATTTGGTATCGGAATAAATTTCCGGAACATATTTCAAAATAACTTCCATTCTTGGGTCATCCTCAAACTGATCGGGGAAGCAAAAATTAGGGGTGACTTCATATTCATATCCTTGTTTTAGTAATCCATATGCGATGAGTTCACAGCAAACAACATTTTTATCAAGGTCTATCCTAAAATATTTTCTTAAATCCTTCTTGATCAGTCTTTTTATTAATAATAAATTTCCTGTTCGGATAAATTGTAAATAGCTATATCCTAATCCTAGGTACATCATGCAATCTTTAACAAGTTTGTCTTTATCTATGTAGTCTGGGGGCCTAATAATAAGCATTTCATCAGTATCAAGGTATTCCTCAGCTTCTTTTACTTGAACTCCTCCAATAGTGGCTTCAACGCTTTTATTATATCCAATATAGAGTCTACAATGGGGCCATCTTGAATCTTGTACGGTTTTACAAATAAATGTTTCAATTGGATTTTTTCTATTATTGCTCAGTATTATGTCTCCTTTTTTTAAGGACGAAAGAAATCTGTCTTTTGAAGATGTCGCTTCCATGGTACCCATTTTAAAAAAATAGCTTTCATTATATAATATTTTTGACTATATTAATAATTTGGAATTATTACCAAACATTTTTATACATTGAAGATTATAATATTTATATTGGGGAATTTTTATGAAAGTTTGTCTTTATAATTCAAAGTATGGAACTGAAAGAACTAGGGTGGTAAAATGAGAAAAATACTGACTGTTTTTATAATATTATTCTTGGCGGCATCTTCATTTGGTATTGTATCCGCTCAAAAAAATGTTGCGCTTGTTGCAAATTCTATAGACTATAATCTTAACAGCAATATAATCTCTATTCTTCAAAGTCGAGGTATGAATATTGTTTACTTTAGCAGAACAGATTCAGGTTATAACTCCTACCCCTATGTGATCATTATCGGGGGGCCGGATTCACCGGAGCATACAGGATTCTTATCATTACAGATATTGCCTCCAAATGAAAGCTACAATCTAAGAAATATCAGGGGCTATCAGATATTCTATGAAAAGAGGGATCAGTGGCTTTCTAAACAGGAAGTCTTTGTGATTGCAGGAAGCGATAGAGAAAATACTAACTTCGCAGTTCAGAGTAATCTTGTTACATTGATAGATAGAATTGTAGAAGATACAGGTAGCACAGCAGTACCTTATCATGTCATTAATTCATCTCAACTAAAACAGTGGATAGCTAGCGGCGAGCCACTTTTTATCATAGATGTGAGAAACTCCGATGAGTATCGTGCTGGCCACATACCTGGGGCTGTCAATATAACTGGAATTGAACTGGGGTCAGTACTTTCAAGTATCCCGCGTGATAGAAAAATCATAGTATACTGCAGTACTAGCCAAGCTGCGGTAACAAATGCCCAATTCCTTGCAAACAAAGGATTTGCTAATGTTTATGCATTAACAGACCCATACTCAGTCTATATAAACAGCTAAATTTATTTTATTTTTTGAAATATTCTTTCAAAGGTTTC contains:
- a CDS encoding prenyltransferase/squalene oxidase repeat-containing protein; this translates as MLNDSNYLKEHLKFSPITPLLLSDNKALTYFVMGDLLDEDPGNIESLWELKEAISILNKQQEDGSWKYSGCKEEIRFQRNYNQLETYRILRVLVEKYGLNNTNNAISKACEFLFSFQTEEGDFRGIYGNEYTPNYSAGILEMLIKSGYEKDDRIDLGIKWLLSVRQNNGGWAIPFRTTKHKIRDSMCEKESPIKNDPSKPSSHLVTGIVLRAFAAHNHYRKSNELRKAGAFLKSQFFKKDNYPDHSSSDYWGKLAYPFWWTDIVSSLDSLSKLKFTAEDYNIKIGLDYLIENQRSDGTWKACYGLPKDDDNDVWITLAICRIFKRFYSI
- a CDS encoding ABC transporter ATP-binding protein; the protein is MSIVLEAKNLEKKFSDVIAVNKINFKVNEGEVFGFLGPNGAGKTTTMKMIQCVSPKTSGDLKVFGLDIGKNPREIKKLMGVVPQMDNLDPDFSVLGNLIQYSRYFDIPIEEAKKRANQLIEYVQLTEKKDSSVEKLSGGMKRRLVLARAMINDPRLLILDEPTTGLDPQARHLIWEKLKDLSSKGITVVITTHYMEEAERLCDRLVIMDNGEILVEGTPKELVRKYVGEHIVETDNTLEIKACLEKNNINYEVANESVEIYNENISDITNLILKECVDSGVTARPATLEDVFLKLTGRKLRE
- a CDS encoding ABC transporter permease; translated protein: MLGLSYRFLKPWRRNIVTFFRTWKLNFVPPFLEPVLYLLALGFGLGGFIENVDGIPYAKFIAPALVSISVMNASFFECTYTSFVRMYYLKTFDAMVSTPISIEEVIAGELFWGATRSTIYATIMLPVLLAFGVVEMPSSLLIIPFAFLGGLLFSCIAMCFTALSPTIDTLSYPSFLFITPMFLFSGTFFPMTVLPEAIQYVALAILPLAHIVIINRALTLGIYSFSLITSLLWILGATIIFFLVSIRLMKRRLIV
- a CDS encoding rhodanese-like domain-containing protein — encoded protein: MRKILTVFIILFLAASSFGIVSAQKNVALVANSIDYNLNSNIISILQSRGMNIVYFSRTDSGYNSYPYVIIIGGPDSPEHTGFLSLQILPPNESYNLRNIRGYQIFYEKRDQWLSKQEVFVIAGSDRENTNFAVQSNLVTLIDRIVEDTGSTAVPYHVINSSQLKQWIASGEPLFIIDVRNSDEYRAGHIPGAVNITGIELGSVLSSIPRDRKIIVYCSTSQAAVTNAQFLANKGFANVYALTDPYSVYINS